A window of Staphylococcus lloydii genomic DNA:
GAATGAAAGTCTTCAGCCTTAATTTCTGTTTCTTTATCTAAATTAATAATAGTTAAATCTGCTAAACTACCTTCTTCGAGCTTGCCATATGGTAAGTCAAATGTCTGTGCAGGTTTTATTGTTAAATAGTCAACAAGTTGTTGTAATGACCAAGAACCATTTTTAACAAAATGCGTATATAACAATGGAAATGCTGTTTCGCTTCCTACAATACCAAACGGTGCCTTTGTCATTGGTTGATCTTTCTCTTCTTTGGCATGTGGTGCATGGTCAGTAGCAATACAATCAATTGTGCCATCTTCTAATGCATCTAATAATGCTTGTCTGTCTTCTTTACTTCTTAATGGTGGGTTCATTTTATAAATCGCATCGTCACCTGGTACATCATCTTCTGTTAATAGTAAGTGGTGTGGCGTTACTTCGGCAGTAACATGAATGCCTGCTTTCTTAGCATCTCTAATTACACGTACACTTTCTTTCGTTGACACATGACATACGTGGTAATGTGCATTTGCAGCTTCAGCTAATAATACGTCTCGTGCGATTTGTACCGCTTCACAAATATTTGGAATACCCGGAATATCTAATTCAGCACTTCTTTTCCCCTCGTGCATAGCGCCGCCATAAATTAAACTGTTGTCTTCACAATGAGCTACAATGGCTTTGTTTACTTTTGCTGCTTCTTGCATTGCTTCATACATCATGCTTGCTGTTTGAACACCTACGCCATCGTCTGTAAAAGCAAATGCCCCATTTTCTGCTAATGCCTTGAAATCTACATGTTCTTTTCCTGCTTGTCTTACTGTAATTGATGCATAAGGTAATACTCTCACATGTGCATCATTAGCAATAATATTATTCAATGCGCTTAAATTTTCTACATCATCTGGTACAGGACGCGTATTAGGCATCGGACATACAGTTGTGAAACCACCTCTAGCTGCAGCTTTTGTTCCTGTAGCGATTGTTTCCTTATGTTCTCCCCCTGGTTCTCTTAAATGAACGTGAACATCAACTAATCCAGGTGCAACGAATTGCCCTTGTGCATCAATAATTTCTACGTCTTGATCTACTTCAATGTTTTGAGCGATTTGTTTAACTTGCTTACCATCAATTAAAATCGAACTTTCTTGTAATTCTCCATTGTTTAAAACTTTAGCATTTGTAATTAATTTCATATTATTGTTCCCCTTTCGTTTGTAAAACTGCATCAATAACTGCCATACGTAAATACATGCCGTTTTGCATTTGTTGGAAAATGCGTGACTTCGGTGCTTCAACTAATGAACTATCTATTTCCACTCCTCTATTAACTGGAGCTGGATGCATAACAATCGCTTGTTGTTTTAATCGGTTATAACGTTCAATCGTTAAACCATAAAGTTTATGATAATCATTTGACTCAAATGATAAAACTTCATCATTATTATGTCGTTCATGCTGTACTCTCAACAACATGACAATGTCTACTTCTTCAATAACATCATCAATATCGACATAAGGGGCTTCCAACGTGTCGTCCTTCCAAGAGTCAGGACTAGAGAACATCACATTCGCACCTAATGCGCGTAGACTGTAGTAATTACTTCTAGCCACACGAGAATTTTTGATGTCGCCACAAATGACGACGTTTAATCCTTTAAATGAATCAAAGGACTCATAGACTGTCATTAAATCAAGTAAACTTTGAGTCGGGTGTTGCCCACTACCATCACCAGCGTTAATGATAGGAATATTAATATTGTTTAACTCTTCGTAATAGGCATTTTGAAAATGTCTGATAACTAATAAATCTACGCCTATACTTTCCAAAGTTTTACAAGTGTCGTATAGTGACTCGCCTTTTTGTACTGAAGATGTCGTCGTTTCAAAATCGACTAAATTTAAACCTAACTTTTGTTCTGCAACGATAAAACTACTTTTAGTACGTGTTGAATTTTCAAAAAATAAATTAGCTACGAAATGTTTACTGTATTGTGGTGAATTTATATTACGTGCTTTATAGTTACAAGCTTGCTGTATAAGATGATAAATCTCATCCGTTGTGAGATGTTCCATAGATAATAATTGTTGCATCTTCGACCTCCTCATTTACTTTGAATATCTTACGTTGATTGCTTTGGCAAAATTAAGTTCAATATGATGCCCGCCAATGCTGCTAACGCCATACCTTCTATTTGTAAATTTACGCCTATCGGTTTGAGATTCAACATTAGATTTCCAATACCGACAACGAGAATTACTGAAGCAATAACTAAATTACGATTTTGAGCAAAGTCAATTTCACTTTCTACTAGCATACGTAAACCACTTGAAGCGATAATACCAAATAGCAGAATCGAAACACCGCCCATTACGGGTGTGGGTATCGATGAAATTAATGCCGTGAATTTTCCTACAAAACCAAGAATAATCGCTATAACTGCAGCGCCACCGATAACATAAATACTGTATATTTTAGTAATTGCTAGCACACCAATATTTTCACCGTAAGTTGTGCTTGGTGGTCCGCCAATAACACTCGCAACCATTGTTGAGACACCGTCACCAATGATTGATTTATCTAAGCCAGGATCTTTGAAAAAGTTTTTTCCTACTATTTTGTTAATAACCATCTGATGACCAATATGTTCACTTACTGTCACAAATACAATCGGTACCATGACTAAAATTAGACCCAGATGAAACGACGGCTGATAATCTTTAAATGGTAAATAGATATCTGGCAATTGTAACCATTTAGCATGAGCTATTGTACTGAAGTTGACAATGCCCATGAATGCAGCGACAACATAACCAGTAATTATGCCAATCAGTACTGGTATTAAAGAAAGAAAGCCTTTGAAAAAACCTTGCACAATAACCGTAACGATTAAAGTTACTAATGCTACGATTAAGTAACTTAGGTTATAACCTTTCATGTCACTAGAGTTTTCATACATGGCCATGTTTACAGCCGTTGGTGCTAAACTTAAACCTATAACCATAATGACTGGTCCTACTACTACTGGTGGTAATAAACGCATTAGCCAATTTGTACCACTCAATTTAATTGCGATACCGATGATGACATACATCAAACCACTCATGAATAAGGCAATTAACATATCTCCTAAGCTATGAGAATGTAATCCACTAATGATTGGCGTTATAAAAGCAAAGCTAGAACCTAGATAAGCAGGTATTTTAGCTTGAGTAATTAATATGTATAATAACGTTCCAATGCCTGACGCAAGTAATGCTGCCGATATTGGTAATCCCGTAAGAAACGGAACAAGAACTGTGGAACCAAACATCGCAAATAAATGTTGGGTACTTAGAAATGCCCACTGTCCTAATTTAGGCCTATCACGTACATCTAATACGGGTTTGGCTGTTCTTTCAAACATTTCTTCGTTTCTCATAATATGTCGCTTCCTCTCATAAAAAAATCTCTTTACATATATTCATGTAAAGAGACTAAAAAAGTTTACACCGCTATAGTTAAAGAAAGTCGTATTAAACTAACTTTAACGCCATGTTAGAGGTATAAATGCAATCGTAGATAAAGTTGTTCTACGATTGTCCCTTTTTCAGTCTCTCGTACTGAGTTAAAAGGTTTATTCAATTACTACTGCATTTTTATGATCAATTTCTTCTAAATAGACAGAAACATCTTCATCGCGAGATGTAGGAATATTTTTCCCAACAAAATCAGCGCGAATTGGCAATTCTCTATGACCTCTATCTACTAACGTCGCTAAACCAATTTTATTCGGTCTAGCATGTTGTAAAATAGCGTCTAATGAAGCTCTTACTGTTCTACCGGTATATAATACGTCGTCAATAATGACTACGATTTTATTGGTAATATCGACGCCAATTTCATAAGATTTGTCACCATTCGCATCGTTTACTTGTTCTAAATCATCACGAAATTGTGTAATATCAATCGTACCCGTAGGCACTTCACAAGCTTCAATCATGGCGATTTTTTGTTGAATTCTATTTGCTAAAAAAGCACCACGCGTTTTTATGCCTAATAACACTAAATCATCTGTGCCTTTATTATATTCTAAAATTTCATGTGCAATACGTGTAACCGTTCTTTGAATAGCTGCTTCATCCATAATAATACGTTCTGACATAAGGCACACCTACTTTCTTTTAATGTTAGTTATTGTGATATAAAAAATACCCCATATCTTCAATTGAAGATATGAGGTATTCCCAGAAAAAATTTAAAGTTTAAAAGAGTATGAATGAGCTTTACTCAATTGGTATCTCAATTTAAACTTTGTGTATTAAATACACTACTATATTTATAAATGTATATACTACATTTTATAAGCAATTTTCTCTTGGTTCATATCTTTGAAGTCTCTCTGGACTCTCAATTAAAGATGACCGATTCTTTATTAAACTGTCACTATTCTACCCTACATTTTATAACAAGTCAATAAGTAGCTTAGGTTTAAACCAATTATTAGCGATTATGCGTCTGTACGACGTAACTCTTCTAATAATTGTGTAAATGGTTCAGGTAACGGTGCTTCTCTTTCAATATATTCATTAGTCACTGGATGTTCAAAACCAATAACACCAGCATGTAATGCTTGTCCATCAAGGTCTAAAGTTTTTCTAGGACCATATTTAGGGTCTCCAGCTAATGGGAAACCAATATATTTCATATGTACACGAATTTGGTGTGTACGTCCTGTTTCAAGCTGACACTCGATTAAAGTAAAGTTTTTAAAATGTTCTTTTACATTAAAGTGCGTAACTGCTTCTTTACCGTCATCGACAACATCCATAGACTGACGATCATTTTTATTACGACCAATAGGTGCGTCTACAGTTCCATAATCATGGGGAATATTACCATGTACTAGCGCAGTATATTTACGTGTGACTGTTTTATCTATAAGTTGTTCTACTAAACTTCTATGTGCCACATCATTTTTAGCGACCATTAACAAACCAGAAGTGTCCTTATCAATTCTATGCACAATCCCAGGTCTGACTTCACCATTGATACCTGAAAGATTTTTCATTTGATACATCAATCCGTTTACTAATGTACCTGTATAATGACCTGCAGAAGGATGCACAACCATACCTTTAGGTTTATACACTATCGCAACATCATCATCTTCATAATAAATATCTAAATTTAAATTTTCTGGAACGATATCCGCTTCGACAATATCCTTTTCAGTAACTTCGATTGCATCGTTCATTTTTACTTTATAATTTGATTTAACTTCTTTGCCGTTAACTTTAACTAATTTTTCTTTAATCCAATCTTGCATTTGTGTGCGTGACCATTCTGAGTTCAGCTCAGCCAAAACTTTATCTATACGCTGACCTACATTAGTTGAATTATCTATATTAAAATTA
This region includes:
- a CDS encoding dihydroorotase, translated to MKLITNAKVLNNGELQESSILIDGKQVKQIAQNIEVDQDVEIIDAQGQFVAPGLVDVHVHLREPGGEHKETIATGTKAAARGGFTTVCPMPNTRPVPDDVENLSALNNIIANDAHVRVLPYASITVRQAGKEHVDFKALAENGAFAFTDDGVGVQTASMMYEAMQEAAKVNKAIVAHCEDNSLIYGGAMHEGKRSAELDIPGIPNICEAVQIARDVLLAEAANAHYHVCHVSTKESVRVIRDAKKAGIHVTAEVTPHHLLLTEDDVPGDDAIYKMNPPLRSKEDRQALLDALEDGTIDCIATDHAPHAKEEKDQPMTKAPFGIVGSETAFPLLYTHFVKNGSWSLQQLVDYLTIKPAQTFDLPYGKLEEGSLADLTIINLDKETEIKAEDFHSKASNTPFIGYQVYGTPVLTMVEGEVKFKEEL
- a CDS encoding aspartate carbamoyltransferase catalytic subunit, producing the protein MQQLLSMEHLTTDEIYHLIQQACNYKARNINSPQYSKHFVANLFFENSTRTKSSFIVAEQKLGLNLVDFETTTSSVQKGESLYDTCKTLESIGVDLLVIRHFQNAYYEELNNINIPIINAGDGSGQHPTQSLLDLMTVYESFDSFKGLNVVICGDIKNSRVARSNYYSLRALGANVMFSSPDSWKDDTLEAPYVDIDDVIEEVDIVMLLRVQHERHNNDEVLSFESNDYHKLYGLTIERYNRLKQQAIVMHPAPVNRGVEIDSSLVEAPKSRIFQQMQNGMYLRMAVIDAVLQTKGEQ
- a CDS encoding uracil-xanthine permease family protein; the encoded protein is MRNEEMFERTAKPVLDVRDRPKLGQWAFLSTQHLFAMFGSTVLVPFLTGLPISAALLASGIGTLLYILITQAKIPAYLGSSFAFITPIISGLHSHSLGDMLIALFMSGLMYVIIGIAIKLSGTNWLMRLLPPVVVGPVIMVIGLSLAPTAVNMAMYENSSDMKGYNLSYLIVALVTLIVTVIVQGFFKGFLSLIPVLIGIITGYVVAAFMGIVNFSTIAHAKWLQLPDIYLPFKDYQPSFHLGLILVMVPIVFVTVSEHIGHQMVINKIVGKNFFKDPGLDKSIIGDGVSTMVASVIGGPPSTTYGENIGVLAITKIYSIYVIGGAAVIAIILGFVGKFTALISSIPTPVMGGVSILLFGIIASSGLRMLVESEIDFAQNRNLVIASVILVVGIGNLMLNLKPIGVNLQIEGMALAALAGIILNLILPKQST
- the pyrR gene encoding bifunctional pyr operon transcriptional regulator/uracil phosphoribosyltransferase PyrR, which gives rise to MSERIIMDEAAIQRTVTRIAHEILEYNKGTDDLVLLGIKTRGAFLANRIQQKIAMIEACEVPTGTIDITQFRDDLEQVNDANGDKSYEIGVDITNKIVVIIDDVLYTGRTVRASLDAILQHARPNKIGLATLVDRGHRELPIRADFVGKNIPTSRDEDVSVYLEEIDHKNAVVIE
- a CDS encoding RluA family pseudouridine synthase — translated: MTTHNFNIDNSTNVGQRIDKVLAELNSEWSRTQMQDWIKEKLVKVNGKEVKSNYKVKMNDAIEVTEKDIVEADIVPENLNLDIYYEDDDVAIVYKPKGMVVHPSAGHYTGTLVNGLMYQMKNLSGINGEVRPGIVHRIDKDTSGLLMVAKNDVAHRSLVEQLIDKTVTRKYTALVHGNIPHDYGTVDAPIGRNKNDRQSMDVVDDGKEAVTHFNVKEHFKNFTLIECQLETGRTHQIRVHMKYIGFPLAGDPKYGPRKTLDLDGQALHAGVIGFEHPVTNEYIEREAPLPEPFTQLLEELRRTDA